The proteins below come from a single Conger conger chromosome 10, fConCon1.1, whole genome shotgun sequence genomic window:
- the LOC133138741 gene encoding transmembrane protein 198-like, whose protein sequence is MSSPSPPPPEGTAPGVAEVDTCQLPMDRKYDIVPTLICSTCCLFGIVYCFFGYRCFKAVMFLSGLLLGSAVIFLLCYKERVLDVPLSLEASAGIGLGVGALCGLVTMLVRSVGLFLTGLQLGLLLALAALLAASPYYSPDSVWVPLGALLGAGTVCAVLALHWQRLFTVLSTAAFGAAILTACADYFVEALALGVHLYDRMRLAPVAPLCWQGWVIVGVWPALGLLGVFVQWKLTGEGYSHTEVIVSRRQKRVQLMRIRQRDAKKRQQGGGQEGVYRRKPTPIKRYAGDVLAPSYLQSLRDRQMGTGTSLSSLGTANHTLVDFDFETGSTAPLTATTPVIRV, encoded by the exons ATGAGCAGCCCCTCTCCGCCGCCCCCTGAGGGGACCGCCCCCGGTGTGGCTGAGGTGGACACGTGCCAGCTGCCGATGGACAGGAAGTACGACATCGTGCCCACGCTCATCTGCTCCACCTGCTGCCTGTTCGGCATCGTCTACTGCTTCTTCG ggtACCGGTGCTTCAAGGCGGTGATGTTCCTGTCGGGGCTGCTGTTGGGCTCGGCGGTCATCTTCCTGCTGTGCTATAAGGAGCGGGTGCTGGACGTGCCCCTGAGCCTGGAGGCCAGCGCGGGCATCGGGCTGGGCGTGGGGGCGCTGTGCGGCCTGGTCACCATGCTGGTGCGCAGCGTGGGGCTGTTCCTGACCGGCCTGCAGCTGGGCCTGCTGCTCGCCCTCGCCGCCCTGCTGGCCGCCAGCCCGTACTACAGCCCGGACAGCGTGTGGGTGCCCCTGGGCGCCCTGCTGGGGGCGGGAACGGTGTGCGCCGTCCTGGCCCTGCACTGGCAGCGCCTCTTCACCGTGCTCTCCACCGCCGCCTtcggggcggccattttgacgGCCTGCGCTGACTACTTTGTGGAGGCGCTGGCCCTGGGCGTGCACCTGTACGATAGGATGCGGCTCGCGCCCGTGGCGCCACTCTGCTGGCAGGGATGGGTCATCGTGGGCGTCTGGCCCGCTCTCGGCCTGCTGGGCGTCTTTGTGCAGTGGAAGCTGACAGGAGAGGGGTACTCCCACACTGAGG TCATCGTGAGCCGGCGGCAGAAGCGTGTGCAGCTGATGAGGATCCGTCAGAGGGACGCTAAGAAGCGGCAGCAGGGCGGCGGACAGGAGGGCGTCTACCGCCGCAAGCCCACGCCCATCAAGCGCTACGCCGGAGACGTGCTGGCGCCG AGCTACCTGCAGAGTCTGAGAGATCGGCAGATGGGCACGGGCACCTCGCTGAGCAGTCTGGGCACCGCCAACCACACCCTGGTGGACTTTGACTTTGAGACGGGCTCCACGGCCCCCCTCACAGCCACCACCCCCGTCATCAGGGTCTGA
- the LOC133139492 gene encoding matrix metalloproteinase-19-like: MGYLSLGMLLLAVVCSLSAVIDRHKVTKATKYLEKFGYLQPSLGQGRKDYQEEDTAAALRVFQKVTGLPVTGKIDKATLATMKLPRCGIEDSFNQKSLKYRVMGYWHKKNLSYRIYNYTPDMSRAKTRSAIRTAFKYWSDTSPLSFREVFGGQADIKISFHEKDGSCPDPFDGPGQILAHADAPESGIVHFDGAEYWTEGKHYGTNLRIVAAHEIGHALGLGHSQYSTALMGPVYSGYRADFHLHRDDLQGIQALYGKPEARAPNSVHPAKAPWTEKIDPCSAILDAVMSGPFRKTFSFSGQYVWMVSDKGNNIPIRISQLWKGLPGDLDAAVHSPRTDKTYFLKGDQLWRYTGFRLDPSYPKSTLIPPNIDAALYFELNKKLLFFKGCSYWQLDELAYATFDTRPKPTGELFPGVPSNLDAALSWTDSNIYFFKGDQYWRINKQLKVESGYPLSIKEHWMQCDE, from the exons ATGGGCTACTTGTCACTAGGAATGCTGCTGCTGGCTGTGGTATGCTCCCTGtctgctgtgattgacaggcacAAAGTCACTAAAGCCACG AAATATCTGGAGAAGTTTGGCTACCTGCAGCCATCACTGGGCCAGGGAAGAAAAGACTATCAGGAGGAGGATACAGCAGCTGCTCTCAG GGTCTTCCAGAAGGTGACCGGCCTACCTGTGACTGGAAAGATTGACAAGGCCACCTTGGCAACAATGAAACTGCCTCGTTGTGGCATAGAGGACTCTTTCAACCAGAAATCCCTCAAATATCGAGTGATGG GTTACTGGCACAAGAAGAATCTATCCTACCGCATCTATAACTACACCCCTGACATGAGTCGAGCCAAAACCCGCTCGGCTATCCGTACTGCCTTCAAGTACTGGAGCGATACTTCCCCCCTGAGCTTCCGGGAGGTTTTTGGAGGGCAGGCGGACATCAAAATCTCTTTCCATGAGAAAGATGGGTCTTGTCCTGACCCGTTTGATGGGCCAG GTCAAATTCTGGCCCATGCGGATGCCCCTGAGTCAGGCATAGTGCATTTTGACGGAGCTGAGTACTGGACTGAAGGAAAGCACTATGGGACAAACCTGCGCATCGTTGCAGCTCATGAGATTGGCCATGCCCTGGGACTGGGCCACTCTCAGTACAGCACCGCTCTCATGGGGCCAGTCTACAGCGGTTACCGTGCCGATTTCCACCTGCATCGAGATGACCTTCAAGGGATACAGGCTCTGTATG GCAAGCCAGAGGCCAGAGCTCCCAACTCTGTACACCCAGCAAAAGCCCCCTGGACTGAGAAGATTGACCCCTGTAGTGCCATATTGGATGCCGTCATGTCCG GTCCTTTCAGGAAGACATTTTCCTTCAGCGGCCAGTATGTATGGATGGTGTCTGACAAGGGCAACAACATACCAATCAGGATCAGTCAGTTGTGGAAGGGCCTGCCAGGGGATCTGGATGCTGCTGTGCACTCCCCGAGAACTGACAAGACCTACTTTCTAAAAG GGGACCAATTGTGGAGGTATACAGGTTTCCGTCTGGACCCTAGCTACCCTAAATCAACCCTCATCCCCCCCAACATTGATGCAGCTCTCTACTTTGAGCTCAACAAAAAACTCCTCTTCTTTAAG GGTTGTAGTTACTGGCAGTTGGATGAGCTGGCATACGCCACTTTCGACACTCGACCTAAACCCACTGGCGAGCTCTTCCCTGGAGTGCCCTCCAATCTGGATGCTGCCCTCAGCTGGACTGACAGCAACATCTATTTCTTCAAGGGAGACCAGTACTGGCGCATAAACAAGCAGCTGAAAGTGGAGTCTGGGTACCCACTGAGTATTAAGGAGCACTGGATGCAGTGTGACGAGTAG